From a region of the Podospora pseudopauciseta strain CBS 411.78 chromosome 7 map unlocalized CBS411.78m_7, whole genome shotgun sequence genome:
- a CDS encoding uncharacterized protein (EggNog:ENOG503NU4S; COG:F): MKLSRVGARLLAAATTLVPVVVLACDGCFGPIEEHVSKHVRVVKRMQPGALDASYGPTRPLQWGQLNVLHTSDTHGWLSGHIKEANYGADWGDYVSFVASMKRTAEDLKVDLLLVDSGDLHDGTGLSDSTTPNGEISNEIFVQQTGYDLLTLGNHELYASEVAYQTFNNFSRAWGDKYLTSNVEIMNPDTQEWEHIGKTHKYFTTKHGLRIMAFGVLFDFTANTNASRITKAADMIKQDWFQQAVHHPKPIDVFLVLGHNSARPGRQASTLKTVYSAIREAHPDTPIQIFGGHSHMRDFVVYDQSSTASESGRYCESLGWFSMSGFNSSNSGFTGPLNPKGVPNPNRTAVVANPVNPTPIDKRSNQKTSPFLYSRRYLDWNRLTFDYHAPGSQFLHNDILSRPNFISSPSSSSNSSSQLKQLGAQISSSITSYRHQLGLGKVYGCTPQTFWVTGAPFMAPNSMYTFLADAMAHQILNPKRAKVPRVHISNTGMARFDLHKGPFTMDDSYITSPFPSLVVYIPEVPWEMARGVLERMNKKGAGQGRRVEYNTTSVGDPKGKREFGVWQGEECVNPPIEQFGAMGKRKVLGKREEIMGVPVGNGGGGRQEVLEVGYTTEDDFGVDGDDTIHARIANYAIPAYFGTTAGFPEWKKGGRKGRRQEPRVVDLVFNDFINDDLLAALGGNYTADDIKFYMEPSNYTLRDFLVPYVEQNWQAGMPMCEISRRRPHVG; encoded by the exons ATGAAGCTGTCCCGTGTTGGGGCCAGGCTGTTAGCTGCTGCCACGACGCTCGTCccagtggtggtgttggcttgCGACGGTTGCTTCGGTCCCATTGAGGAGCATGTTTCAAAGCATGTGCGTGTCGTGAAACGCATGCAACCTGGGGCACTGGATGCGAGCTATGGTCCTACAAGGCCGTTGCAATGGGGGCAGTTGAATGTGTTGCATACA TCCGATACCCACGGATGGCTATCCGGCCACATCAAGGAGGCGAATTATGGCGCAGACTGGGGCGACTATGTCTCGTTTGTGGCAAGCATGAAAAGGACGGCCGAAGACCTCAAGGTGGACCTACTTCTTGTAGACTCTGGAGATCTTCATGATGGTACTGGCTTGAGTGACTCTACTACACCAAATGGAGAGATATCGAATGAGATCTTTGTCCAGCAGACCGGATATGATTTGCTGACTCTTG GTAACCATGAGTTGTATGCCTCCGAAGTGGCCTACCAGACATTCAACAATTTTAGCAGGGCCTGGGGTGACAAGTACTTGACTTCCAATGTAGAAATCATGAACCCTGACACTCAGGAGTGGGAGCACATTGGAAAGACGCACAAGTACTTTACTACAAAACATG GTCTTCGCATCATGGCTTTCGGTGTTCTCTTTGACTTCACTG CCAATACAAATGCCTCACGGATTACCAAGGCGGCGGATATGATCAAGCAGGACTGGTTCCAGCAAGCGGTTCATCATCCCAAACCTATTGATGTCttccttgttcttggccaCAACTCAGCACGTCCTGGACGCCAGGCCAGTACCTTGAAGACTGTCTACTCTGCCATTCGGGAGGCCCATCCTGACACTCCGATTCAGATATTTG GTGGGCATAGTCACATGCGGGACTTTGTTGTCTATGACCAAAGCTCTACCGCTTCTGAATCTGGTCGATACTGCGAATCTCTTGGCTGGTTTTCCATGTCGGGCTTCAACTCTTCCAACAGCGGTTTTACTGGCCCTCTCAACCCCAAAGGcgtccccaaccccaaccgaaCGGCCGTTGTCGCCAACCCAGTGAACCCTACCCCCATCGACAAGAGGAGTAATCAAAAAACCTCTCCCTTCCTCTACTCCCGTCGGTATCTCGACTGGAACCGTCTTACCTTTGACTATCACGCCCCCGGCTCGCAGTTCCTCCACAACGACATTCTCTCCCGCCCCaacttcatctcctccccctctaGCTCATCTAACAGCTCATCCCAGCTGAAACAACTCGGTGCTCAAATCTCGTCTAGTATCACATCCTACCGCCATCAATTGGGCTTGGGAAAGGTATATGGGTGCACGCCACAGACGTTTTGGGTGACCGGGGCGCCGTTCATGGCGCCGAACTCGATGTACACCTTTTTGGCGGACGCAATGGCCCATCAGATTCTGAACCCAAAGAGGGCAAAGGTTCCGAGGGTTCATATCAGCAATACGGGAATGGCGAGATTTGACTTGCACAAGGGACCGTTCACGATGGATGATAGTTATATCACCTCGCCGTTTCCCAGCTTGGTGGTGTATATTCCCGAGGTGCCatgggagatggcgaggggggtGCTGGAGCGGATGAATAAGAAGGGCGCggggcaggggaggagggttgagTATAATACCACGTCTGTCGGTGACCCCAAGGGAAAGAGAGAATTTGGGGTCTGGCAAGGAGAGGAGTGTGTCAACCCACCGATTGAACAGTTTGGGGCTATGGGGAAGAGAAAGGtcttggggaagagggaagaaaTTATGGGGGTGCCGGTGGgtaatggtggtgggggaaggcaagaggtgttggaggtggggtATACGACCGAGGATGACTTTGGGGTGGACGGGGATGATACGATTCATGCGAGAATCGCCAACTATGCGATTCCGGCCTATTTTGGGACTACCGCTGGGTTTCCGgagtggaagaagggggggaggaagggacGGAGGCAGGAGCCaagggtggtggatttggttTTTAATGATTT TATCAACGATGATCTACTTGCCGCACTTGGGGGGAACTACACGGCGGACGACATCAAGTTTTACATGGAGCCATCAAACTACACGCTGAGAGACTTCTTGGTACCATATGTGGAACAAAACTGGCAGGCAGGGATGCCGATGTGTGAGAtttcaaggagaaggcctCACGTTGGGTGa